Proteins encoded in a region of the Manis javanica isolate MJ-LG chromosome 15, MJ_LKY, whole genome shotgun sequence genome:
- the AICDA gene encoding single-stranded DNA cytosine deaminase translates to MDSLLMKQRKFLYHFKNVRWAKGRHETYLCYVVKRRDSATSFSLDFGHLRNKSGCHVELLFLRYISNWDLDPGRCYRVTWFTSWSPCYDCARHVANFLKGNPNLSLRIFTARLYFCEDHKAEPEGLRRLHRAGVQIAIMTFKDYFYCWNTFVENRERTFKAWEGLHENSIRLSRQLRRILLPLYEVDDLRDAFRTLGL, encoded by the exons ATGGACAG CCTCCTGATGAAGCAGAGGAAGTTTCTTTACCATTTCAAAAACGTCCGCTGGGCTAAGGGTCGCCATGAGACCTACCTGTGCTACGTAGTGAAGCGGAGAGATAGCGCCACCTCCTTCTCACTGGACTTCGGTCACCTTCGAAACAAG TCCGGGTGCCACGTGGAATTGCTCTTCCTGCGCTACATCTCCAACTGGGACCTGGACCCTGGCCGGTGCTACCGCGTCACTTGGTTCACCTCTTGGAGCCCCTGCTATGACTGTGCCCGGCACGTGGCCAATTTTCTGAAAGGGAACCCCAACCTCAGTCTGAGGATCTTCACCGCGCGCCTCTACTTCTGCGAGGACCACAAGGCTGAGCCCGAGGGGCTGCGGCGGCTGCACCGCGCGGGGGTCCAGATCGCCATCATGACCTTCAAAG attatttttattgctggaaTACTTTTGTGGAAAATCGGGAAAGAACTTTCAAAGCCTGGGAGGGGCTGCATGAAAATTCCATCCGTCTGTCCAGACAGCTTCGACGCATCCTTTTG CCCCTGTATGAGGTTGATGACTTACGAGATGCATTTCGTACGTTGGGACTTTGA